The following nucleotide sequence is from Apium graveolens cultivar Ventura chromosome 4, ASM990537v1, whole genome shotgun sequence.
ACTTACGTTGTCTTTATGTTGTCGCATTGGAACTTCAACAGCTAGTGTGAAGCTGTTGTTTCTATCAGTTTCTCTTCTCACCCTTTTGTTATTCTAGTTTCAAAAACCATCTTCGGGTTTTCTATGCACACTAATGTCGCTGATTCTTTTGGAGAGGTTGATCAGATTTGTATTCATCGTATGAATATATTACTGAAAACACTCACTGCAATTGTTATTATATAAAATAGGCCAAAAAGTTATTTTTGCCTGTGATGACGATTTTAATGGCTTGTGTTTGTATGTACAAGAATTCTAAAAATTTACGCTCCACTTGGTCTAACCCAAATGAAATTAGAGGCGGGAGAGATGAATAAAAGAGGGAAGGGTCAAGAAAATAAGAGGGTGTAAATTTTGTATGGTCCGCTAAGGATATGGGAACAGATGCTCATTCAGCTGTATATTCAAATTTGTGGGAATGAAAATGAATAAGGAAAAGAAAGAATCATGTATAAATATCTACACAAAGTACAaattttattctgattttatAATCCCATCTCTTTCATTGATTACAACCAAAGATACAGCCATCTCGCAAAGAAAATTATTTCACACTTACACTAGATATGGTTGTAAAATAGTAAGATACTACTTGAAATGTACATACAAGCGATGAACGATGTTAAACTCTTGAGTCTACTCGATTACTTTCAAGCACAGTCATGTAAATTATCCTTTGGAATTTTAAAGATATAGTCTCTCACCTTAAGAGGACCTTGTCAAATAGTCTTAAATATCAACCATAAGAGGCCCTTTCTAGAACTTGTAGGTCGAGCCAACAAATAGGTAGCAACTGATTAATAATTACCACTAGTTTGCAAAAAAAAAGGGACAAACAAACCGTCAAACAGATAGAGTCATAACCACAATGGAAAGAGACATATATCAGAGAAAAATTGACTACAAAGAGATATTAAACCATAAGGCTTGACTAAAGTTAGTTAACTAATCTCCTCACTGGAGCTTTGGCCCTGTGGTTACTGCAGGAAAAAGCTAAAACTAGTTTCTTACATTACTGTGTAAAACAGCACTTACTCCCGTAGGTGTAAGCTCTGTGTATCCAAATGTTGTAATTTACAAGAGTTTTCAATTAATAAGAAAAAGTGAAACCAAAAGCAGGACATTAAAACCAGTCAGTCTCGAATTCTTTCCGTAACAAAACCTAATTCATTTACACTCTTTGAGACTCTTAAGAGTACCTTGGATTTTGACATATAAGGTGATACCTTAGTAACTAATATTGAGGAGTATGAAAGCTGCTCAGGCAATGGGGTGGGGTTCCCTGGCTCAAGGAGACATTTTATTGTTGCATGCTTAAGGTAGAGATGTTTGCGGAAGGCTCAAAACCATTATTAATGTTATAATGCCATCTTTTCAATATGTACTAAGATAGGTTTATATATAAATACACTATTGAAACTCGAGTTGCCAATCAGGAAATTCTTAATAGTAGACCTCTCTTTGACTGGGTGATTGGTCACATTAACTAAGGCCCCGTTTCGTATTACCGTTCCAGACAGCGATAGCAGCTTTTCAAAAAGATGTTTGGTAAATTTTAAAGGCTGTTGTCCGGAAAAGTGTTTTTGGTCCAAAAGCTGCTGTTAGCAAAAGCATGTCCCCCATGCTGCTGTTAGCAAAAGCATGTCCCCCATGCTTTTGCAAAAGCTGTTCAGGAAGTAACTATCAGTTTCATCATAAAACCTTCTCAAAAACATTAATTTTAtgtattatatctcaaaatatgcataaattaaaaaaattaccaaacagtcatctaattttTCTCACAGCACTTTTTTCACCGGCACTTTTTCTCACAGCACAGCAGTTTTTAACAGCACTCCCAAACGGAGCCTAAATCATGCATATCTTGTGTTTTCCAATGGTGCTATTTGCATGATCTTGGTCGATAGTTCGAACTCATGCTTCATTGTCTACTCTAAACATGATTGAATACTTggcaataataataataataataataatataacttATGTTATCCTCCATAAGAGACTTCTTTCACCTTATACTAAACTTTTTTCTCATACTTGGCAAAAAAAAAACTTTTTTCTCATACATACAAGAACCTAATGTATAACCCATTAGGAAACAACTCAATccaaaactatgttttaaattCGGTAAATTGCATTTCGCATCCCATTGGTTCTTTCAATTTTCATTTTGGTGCTATTACTTTAATAATTGTACTTTGCACCCTTACAGAAGTTTTGGCGTTGCAAAAAGCACCACTTCGTCAATTTCATCGTTATAGTTAAATTAATTCAGGGGTAATTGAGTAATTTCACAACACTTATTTGCATTTTGACCCTcaaattattacaaatttttcaTTTGAACCCCTAAACGAAATATTCATGTAATTTTAACCTTCAAATATAAGAATGATACAGTTTTAcccttttattaaaataattttacatcttttcagaattttaaatttatagaatatttcaaatatatgtgaataaaaacaaatacaaattattttaaaaaaattgagcATGACGTAACGTCtcaaattttaagaaataatTTAGGAGATTTAAAAAATTGCGAAAAgaattcaaataatttttaaaatgttagTATTCTTTGAATATCTGTAGTAAATTCAATTCGTATcggattttaaatttttttgatgATTTTAAAGACCCTTTCAGTTGCCTATAATTTTCATTCATGTGTTttctaatatttatttttaactaTATGAAAAATTATCTAAAAAATTCATAACCCtgtttttaatttttcatttagCGTACATTTTTATTTAATTCTCAATTTGTTATAACTCCATTTCAGATGACGCATACCATTTTGGAAAACTCGTTTCGTTATCTGCAACtttctttttttataaattttcaaaaaatatcgTTTAAAGGATCAAAAAACTTAAATAAAGGTAAAATTATATATAAAGTTTAAACTGTACAATTCTTACCATTGGAGAATAATAATGTATAAAGAAATCATTTAAGGGTTTAAATGGAAAATATGTTAAACTTTAGGGGTTAAAGTGCAATTAAACATTGTTAATTTACTATATTATCCCTAATTACTTTAATGGTAATGGTAAAAATAGACTGAATGGTGTATAATGCAACGCCAAAACTTCTATAAGGGTGCAAAGTGCATTAATTAACGTAATAGCATCAAAGTGACAATGGAAAGAAGCAAAGGGATTTTAAATGCAATATACCCTTTTAAATTCTTTGTTGAAGGCAAAGATAAATATTAGTCACAAAACTTGATTATTACAGATGAAAATAAACATTATCACCTCATATGTCATATTTCTTACAGCAGGTGCCCATTCCTCTTCAATCCTTCTCTTTAACATCTCTGAATCAGCCGTTGGCGGTAATCGTACATCAAATCCTGCTTCTGCCTCAGACGGTTGCATATTCATAACAAATCCCTACAACATTAAGTACCACACATTAAAAATACAtaaatataaattcaaaaatGACCAAATGCCTCTTTTATTCTTCCGACATTTTCTCTAATTTCTCCGGCGATAGTTAAGCTCCGGCACAAAACGTCATTTGTGTTGGGGTCATACTAGTGCACTTTTTAAGTTTAATTTTGGCACTTCCATTAATTACTAGCAACCTTTAATGTAGCAATTTTTAATTTTCTGGTTCATTAGTTGAAATCACTTCGACTTTGTTTCTATTGGTATAATTCTTGTGCACGTGGTTATATTTTACGGATCGTCATCTTCCTGTTTTGTTTCCTTTGCCTTTAACATTTTTAAGATTAAATTAGTTTGTGTTTCCTGACTTTCATTTATGTATTAATGCCCATATTTAATTTCAAGTACCCTCCTAATTTAAGTTACTATATTAGCAAGGTCTGATTCTCGTGCATTGCTTTCATTAATTTTGTGAAAAAATGGTAAGTGTCGCCTGTATGAACTCCATGGCACAGGTATGAGAATTTAATCACATATCGTTGGACTGCAATGTTCATTGATGTTCAACTTGTTGAATGTGgacaaaaatattttaatatatggctttatttaatttttatattatagtTTGGGATTTTTCTCCGATTGTTTTGTTCTTTAGTCAATAAGAAATTTAATTTTATTCCTTATCCACGGATTAATATACACTAGTGTATTCGTGCTTATATTCCACCCCGTCTCCCTTTTCTCTACTCTCTCTCTGCTCCTTCCTCTATGCGGAGATTGTAAAATTTTTAACTAGTTTGAAATGTTGCGTGTgattttttatctttttatttACTCTAAGTTGTTGTAGCATTTGCACTTTTAAAGATTGAATTATTGTTTCATTTGTACATAATCTTGGATATATATTTTGCTAGTTTTAGATATTATGTTTAGTTTCATCCATGGTTTCATTAGTAAGTTATGCAGAAGAAAGACGAAGAAGACCAGCAATATGATTCCAAATCATCTCTTAAAAATGTTTATTTTGTGTCCAAATTCATTCTCTCCCACCATCTTTTATTTGCTGTAACTGTTTCCTTTTCCTAACATGTaccatttaattcattttaatttgTTTATAACCTTTATGTAACATTTAGGTGAATTGTGCCTTTTAGTTAGTGATTGATAATTTATTGATTTCTTTAAGATTTTTCTTTTGATTTATGTTGTTTCCATATTTTTAGCCAAATTTTATTCTAGAGAACTAGTGCCTTGTTTGAAGGCTATTATTGTAGCTTTTATGGGTGGCCCTTTTAATGGCATTTATTTTGACCTTTAGAGGCAGTCGTGATCCAttttgttggattgtttgttcCATTTTGTTGGATTATTTGTATCTAACTAAATATTTTCTttggttatattatattttatctTTTTTATTTTGATGAATTATATGTACATTAGTTTCttataattaattttgattttcaGATGTAATTTTCTCTTTGTTTATTTGTTCTTATTTTCAGGATGTTTGAAAAAGATTTAACAGGTGTCTCTTAGCGGACTTTAAAGCACAATCAAGACCTCGGAGTAAAGACAATTTAACCACAATTTTGATGACAGGATGGAATTCCCGCAACTATCGGAAGACACTAGTTTTATTCTTAGTTATTTTGTATAGAATGTATTTTTCGAGGGCACTCTTTTTCCTCGAGATTTTTTTCCTTTAGGGTTTTACTCTTGTGAAGATTTAACGAGGCCCTTTTTTGTCGGTTATCTTTTCAGACATTAAAGCAATATTATCTAAACTTCTGGGAGCACTTGCTTACTTTTCAGTTAGATGATATACTTTTATGAATGGAGGAAACTCTGTCCCTACGGATTGTATTTTGATTTTATCAATGAGCATTTTTCATTCTTACAAAAAATTAACCAGATGCAAAAGACTATTACTAACCCTAAACCAAGTTTAAGAACAACAATAACCCAACTACGCAGTAGAGAAATAAATTATACTTTGAGCTTTAAAGTTCTATTAAGCATGCCACATAAATGTTTGAATTGGATTTTGTATATCCTAGAGTCCTGATCCTTTAAGTTTATTAACTATATAACCTGCCCTTTAAGCTTGTCAATTGTATATCCAGATCCTAACTTATCAagataaatttacagttaacaAAAAAGAAGATAAACATACAGTTATTTAAAAGAAAAGCATATAACTTACGGTTGGGGAAGGAGTACCAGCTTTCAAATAAACAGGATTAACCGAAATAACTTGAGAAGTCATCTTTAATCCAGCCTTAACCAAATCAAACTGATTTTCCCTGAATTTGGTCATAAGCTCAACAGTCTTCATCAAATTCTCCATAGCACTATTATCAAACAATTTAGAGCCATGTCCGGGATTACCATTCGCCTTGATCACCAAATTCCAAGGTGCTCTGTCAGCAAAAAACACTCTAAACTCATCATTTATCGACGTCTGACCCTCATCCAACATAAACCCGATATTCAATTCCTTAAACTCTTTAGACTCCACAAACTTCATCATCCCATCAAACCCGCCAATCTCTTCATCAGGAACATAAGTCACATGAATAGTCCTAATGGGTGTGATAAAGATAGGATCTTTTTGAATATTCCTAAGACTTTCCAAGTACTGCATTCCAATGCACTTATCATCTTGTGCTCCCCTGCCATAAATCTTGCCATCCGGAGTCAATGTGGCGGAGAAGGGATCGTATAACCACTTGTCAGGTTCAGCAGGGACGGAATCAATGTGGGAATTGAATAAAATGGAAGGTAAAGAAGGGTTTGAGCCAGGGAGAGTTAAAAGTAGGAGGGGTTTAATTAGATTAGGAGAAGATGAAAAAGACAGGGTTTTGAGTTGGAGATTAGGGATTGATTGAGCTTGTTTAGTTAAGAAATTGATGGCTGAAGTGTAATCTGGAGTTGGGTGAGCTGTTTTGATTCTCAGGTATTGTTGGAATCTAGTTACAGGTGTGTCTTCATTTTGGTGGGATGAGTGGAGAGAGAGTGAGACAAGTAGGAGGAGAGAGATGCATAGATGATTCAAGTTGGTCATGGTGTAAGGGAATCAACTGAGTTCAGATCAAGTAGTGAATCAAGTTGATTCAGGAACAAACACAATGCTGACTAAATAATATGCAAAACTATATTTTGTTAGCCGATCAAATAATTTTGATGTTGacaattttgaaaaaaaaaacatTAATAATCTATCTTTTAATTTATATGGCTTGAAAGTTCAATGAAATCTATAaagaatataaatattttttaatccAAGAGATAAAATTAAACAGTTAtataaaacacaaaaatcaatAAATAAGAAAACAAAAATATCACAGAAAAATAAAATGGGCATAGCTATACGTATACTCTGGAAATCAATAACTATATACATACAAAGATCCTCCGAAACAGTAAACACAatggaagataagaagattcatACATCAAAACCCCCGATTTCTTGAAGAATATTTTCCCTTCATTTATGTATCATATACTCATAAGTTGGGGTGAAAGTCGAAGAGAAAAAGTTTTATCATCTTTATATGTGTTCAAAGCTTAAACATGAGGTTTGGCAAATTTTGAATCGTATTAATTTGATATTAGGTAGATGTTTTTTACAAATGATGTAACATACTTACATGTTTGAAAAATTTATTATAGGGGCTTATTGTTGGAAAATGTGGGTATTGAGCCCCATATTATCAAATCATTTTGAGCCGTTCTTGAGTGAGTGTCGCTTGTAGTATGTTCTCATCTATGAGAGCTTTCCGATGCACTTTAAAACATTCAAAATGGTTAAGGGATGAATGAGATACGATCATTCAAAATTGGTCATTTGAAGGTGGAATTGTAGATGTGAAAACTTGTATCCCATATTGAAATGGAAAAGGGATTTCCATTACTTTATATAGCACAACACTTTAGTAGTGTTTAAAAATGTTAGTAAGGTGTTGCTCCATCTCCTACATGCGCGCGTAGGGGCGCAAATTGTCAGATTTCGAGGGGTAATCTGAGGCTTGCGAAGCCTTCGGGCTTGCCTGCGTATGCGacgtgcggacacgaatgtagcagaaaattggcCCGAACAATCACGAACTAGTTTTGCTAATTTAATTTTCCACTGGGCTTGGTcttttaaataaatattcattattcagtatttattttataaatacgAATATGAATTGATTTGACAGTTATAATTCGATTCAATTACGGATAATAATTGAGTCtcgaattaaatttaattaaagcGTTTAATTAAATAAGAGAAGTAGATCACACGTTTCTCTAAGCCTATATATTTTCGCTAAAGGGTTTAGGGTAATCTGAGGCTTGCGAAGCCTTCGGGCTTGCCTGCGTATGCGacgtgcggacacgaatgtagcagaaaattggcCCGAATAATCACGGACTAGTTTTGCTAATTTAATTTTCCACTGGGTTTGGGctcttaaataaatattcattattcagtatttattttataaatacgAATATGAATTGATTTGACAGTTATAATTCAATTCAATTATGGATAATAATTGAGTCtcgaattaaatttaattaacgCGTTTAATTAAATAAGAGAAGTAGTGCACACGTTTCTCTAAGCATATATATTTTCGCTATAGGGTTTAGGGTTTACTCACTCAGAATACACAGTCGTCCTCCTAAACACAAACCctacctctctctctctctcggtgatagtttcgtacccgttcaaactcgctgaaggtgctcgttatctGTAACGCCGCCGCtgcctcgttttatcctgggagactatcgactcgcacatacggtgagaggcgaaatagctttaaggagacagtttcaactggactcgaggatctccctttgtttatatcctttctttctctgtttgatttcgtttactcacgcacacacttatttgatttatatgtattaatcgcagattgtattcacaatcttaaagctattttattttatacatctgtgactgatacatctgtatctacttgttttgttgagtaacatATCGATGGAGAACCAAATTGTGAACGATCCGATAAACATGACGGCTaatcccaacgcacagatcactggatctgatggggttcaccagcaggcgattaaccctaacgcacagatcgtacgatctgatgggggtcaaacacctgttggacatgtgccttcgggacatgtgcctgtgggacacactgttattggacagtttagtgttcctcttggacagatatcgacatgattcactcctccgatcatacctgcggtgcctactggtgtgcatacacctgtagtacagacgcacgtaccatctgttccacctgtggtgcctgctgcacctgttatgccaactgtgcctgctgcacatgctgaaaaactTGAGAAGTTCAAAAGAACGAACTTCAAATGTTGGtaacaaaagatgcacttttatctgaccacgttgcatatggatcgcttccttaaggaagaaccaccgttgctcactgctgagagtaacatgcagactgtgtatgctgctgatgttttgaagcactccgactacatctgtcggaactatgtgcTAAATTGTgtgtctgactcgttgtataacgtatacagcgcgaagccaacaactaaggtcttatgggagtcacttgaccataagtataaaaccgaggacgctggggcaaagaagtggattgttggccgctttcttgattataagatggaAGACTCTAAGACCGTGGTCAGTCAGGTGtaggaactgcaggtgatcattcatgacattcatgctgagggaatggtcataagtgagtctttccaagtcgctgctgttattgaaaagcttccacctggatggaaagatttcaagaactaccttaagcacaagcgaaaggagatgtctatggaggatcttattgttagactttcgtattgaagaagacaacagagggtccgagaagaaagttaatattgccactgagaaggcaaacatggtggagcatgctcaaagctccaagcccaagaagactaattctggtaaaggggcaaaactggcacccaagggagggatttcgaagtcaaaatttcaagggaagtgctacaactgtgataaagttggtcataggtattctgactgcaagaagcccaagatgcccaacaagaagaaagaagcaaacatggtagagaatatctccaaggagatgggtgatatagacctctgtgttacggtctctgaagtgaacctggtcggttctaatccacgtgaatggtggattgataccggtgctactaggcatgtttgctcagacaaggcgattttctctagcctcaaagctttcgatgctggtgagaagctctacatggggaattcagcaacttctaccattgagggtgaaggcacggtgatcctgaagatgacctctgggaagaatctaactttgaagaatgtactttatgtgcctgatattcgcaagaaccttgtgtctggttctctgttgaataagcatggctttcgcattgtaatagagtcagataaagttattttgtctaagatTGGTATGTTTGaaggcaagggttatttaaccgatgggctttttaagctcaatgtaatgtccgttaagaatgataatgaaatgaagaattcttctgcttacttgcttgagtctcctaatttatggcatgctagattaggacatgtaaattatgacactttacgacgtttaagtgcagaagaatacatacctaaacttactattgattcaaaacataagtgtgagacttgtgttgaggcaaaattaacgagatcatcatttaaatgtgtggaaaggaacaccaaagtgctagacctaatacatagtgacatatgtgatttaaaattcgttcCAACAAGAGGAGGgaacaagtattttattacattcattgatgattgtacaaaatactgctatgtatatttgttgaaaagcaaagacgaagctatagataaatttaaaatatataaagaagaagttgagacacaacagactgagaaaatcaaaacgatatgaagtgatcgtggaggtgaatatgttgaaccatttggggaattctgttcacaacatggtataatccatgaggtcactgcaccatactcccctcaatcaaatggtgtggctgaaaggaagaattACACTCttaaagagatgatgaatgcgatgttgttaagctctgagcttccacaatcgatgtggggagaagacatcttaagcgcaaataatattttaaatattacgatgcgcaagaataaggatgtaagtccttatgaaatgtggaagaaaaagaaaccaagttaccaaca
It contains:
- the LOC141719753 gene encoding uncharacterized protein LOC141719753; translation: MTNLNHLCISLLLLVSLSLHSSHQNEDTPVTRFQQYLRIKTAHPTPDYTSAINFLTKQAQSIPNLQLKTLSFSSSPNLIKPLLLLTLPGSNPSLPSILFNSHIDSVPAEPDKWLYDPFSATLTPDGKIYGRGAQDDKCIGMQYLESLRNIQKDPIFITPIRTIHVTYVPDEEIGGFDGMMKFVESKEFKELNIGFMLDEGQTSINDEFRVFFADRAPWNLVIKANGNPGHGSKLFDNSAMENLMKTVELMTKFRENQFDLVKAGLKMTSQVISVNPVYLKAGTPSPTGFVMNMQPSEAEAGFDVRLPPTADSEMLKRRIEEEWAPAVRNMTYEITQKGPLRDYTGRPMMTSTNNSNPWWSVFEQAVSAAGGKLAKPEILSSTTDARFMRQMGIPTLGFSPMKNTPILLHDHNEYLSASVYLEGIKVYESIMKALSLFEGDTF